The Deltaproteobacteria bacterium CG11_big_fil_rev_8_21_14_0_20_42_23 genome includes a region encoding these proteins:
- a CDS encoding tRNA 4-thiouridine(8) synthase ThiI, translating to MENHRTIVLHYGELCLKGKNRGMFEDQVARNIRFALGRDAEVLKLRKLFGRLCVDLPQGFDAQFAMQKLQRVFGLSNMALAVKTEFTLEAIWKTCESLLPSESPTSFCVRTKRADKRFPMKSEELSREIGARVVETKGWKVDLKHPALELSIELQNGEAYVSTERLQAAGGLPLASAGKLACLLSGGIDSPLASFRMMRRGCEPFFIHFHSAPFTSRASVEKVLDLAEIVCRDRCKAEIAIVPFGEIQQAIIKASAEEYRVLLYRRFMLRIAEKLAQQKRALALVSGEVLSQVASQTLSNLAHIEEVISMPMLRPLIGMDKQEIIDEAKKIGTYDTSCEPHDDCCSYLMPDKPATKTRPGELQRAEAKLNIEALVAKGVTEAEIQVV from the coding sequence ATGGAGAATCATCGCACCATTGTTTTGCACTACGGCGAGTTATGCTTGAAGGGGAAAAACCGTGGCATGTTTGAAGATCAGGTTGCGCGCAACATTCGTTTTGCGCTTGGTCGCGATGCCGAAGTGCTGAAGCTGCGCAAATTGTTTGGCAGGTTGTGTGTGGATCTGCCGCAAGGGTTTGATGCGCAGTTTGCGATGCAAAAACTGCAGCGCGTCTTTGGACTTTCCAACATGGCGCTTGCCGTAAAAACAGAATTCACCTTGGAAGCCATTTGGAAAACATGCGAAAGCTTATTGCCAAGCGAATCACCAACAAGTTTTTGTGTGCGAACGAAAAGGGCGGACAAACGTTTCCCGATGAAGTCGGAAGAGCTTAGCCGCGAAATTGGCGCGCGCGTGGTGGAAACAAAAGGATGGAAAGTAGATTTGAAACATCCAGCTTTGGAACTTTCCATCGAACTGCAAAATGGCGAAGCTTATGTTTCAACCGAAAGGCTTCAGGCTGCAGGTGGCTTGCCACTTGCTTCTGCGGGGAAACTTGCCTGTTTGCTTTCGGGCGGAATTGATTCGCCACTTGCAAGTTTTAGAATGATGCGCCGCGGATGTGAACCGTTTTTTATTCACTTTCATTCTGCACCATTTACTAGCCGCGCTTCGGTGGAAAAAGTGTTAGACCTTGCCGAAATCGTTTGTCGCGATCGTTGCAAAGCAGAAATTGCCATTGTTCCTTTTGGCGAAATTCAGCAAGCCATCATCAAGGCTTCGGCCGAAGAATATCGCGTGCTGTTGTATCGGCGTTTTATGTTGCGCATTGCAGAAAAGCTGGCGCAGCAGAAGAGGGCGCTTGCCCTTGTTTCGGGCGAAGTGCTTTCGCAAGTGGCGTCGCAAACCTTAAGCAACTTGGCACACATCGAAGAAGTGATTAGCATGCCCATGCTTCGTCCGCTGATTGGAATGGACAAACAAGAAATTATCGATGAAGCCAAAAAAATAGGCACCTACGACACCTCATGCGAACCGCACGACGACTGCTGCAGCTACCTCATGCCAGACAAACCCGCCACCAAAACCAGGCCAGGTGAACTTCAGCGGGCAGAAGCAAAACTCAATATTGAAGCCCTCGTAGCAAAAGGTGTTACCGAGGCTGAGATTCAAGTGGTGTAA